The Hydrogenobacter thermophilus TK-6 genome window below encodes:
- the cimA gene encoding citramalate synthase, with the protein MEQVFIYDTTLRDGSQAEGINFSVEDKMRILQKLDEFGVHYIECGWPGANPKDTILFERLRKIKTQNAKIVAFGATRKAGKKAHEDKQVENLLKSGAKVITVFGKSWDFHVTHAIGTTLEENLDMVYETVSYLKKHVEEVIFDAEHFFDGYRHNESYAFKVLEAAFQAGADWIVLCDTNGGTLPNEVYEITKKVVQKFPQARVGIHAHNDSDTAVANSLMAVLAGARQVHGTINGLGERTGNANLCSIIPNLQLKLGFSVVPSQNLKKLTELAHFVSEISNTPLPKNMPYVGESAFTHKAGVHASAVMKRSETYEHIDPSLVGNRRKVTVSDLSGRSNILYKLREMGLEVDDKSPELIKLLEKIKELEKEGYHFEAAEASFELLCKRHFGLVKNYFDLDAYRVLIARRSTDLSPVSEATVRLYVEDIKEHTAALGNGPVSALDRALRKALEEFYPSLKDVQLIDYKVRIVNESEGTSAKVRVLIESTDGRRKWGTVGVSENIIEASWIALTDSLVYKLLKDEEEGIM; encoded by the coding sequence ATGGAGCAGGTTTTTATCTACGACACCACCTTGAGGGATGGCTCGCAGGCAGAAGGTATAAACTTTTCCGTAGAGGATAAGATGCGCATACTTCAAAAACTGGACGAATTTGGAGTGCATTACATAGAGTGCGGATGGCCCGGTGCGAACCCAAAAGACACTATTCTCTTTGAAAGGCTGAGAAAGATAAAAACTCAAAATGCCAAAATAGTAGCCTTTGGTGCAACAAGAAAAGCTGGAAAGAAGGCGCACGAAGATAAGCAGGTGGAAAACCTTTTGAAATCGGGTGCCAAGGTGATAACCGTATTTGGCAAGAGCTGGGACTTTCATGTAACGCATGCCATAGGGACCACCTTAGAGGAAAACCTGGACATGGTTTACGAGACGGTAAGCTATCTTAAAAAGCATGTGGAGGAGGTTATCTTTGACGCAGAGCACTTCTTTGACGGATACAGGCACAACGAAAGCTATGCTTTTAAGGTATTGGAGGCAGCTTTTCAGGCAGGTGCGGACTGGATAGTCCTCTGCGATACCAACGGTGGCACCCTTCCCAATGAGGTTTATGAGATAACCAAAAAGGTTGTACAAAAGTTTCCACAGGCACGCGTAGGCATACACGCTCACAACGATTCAGATACTGCTGTGGCTAACTCTCTTATGGCGGTGCTTGCAGGTGCAAGGCAGGTTCACGGCACTATAAACGGCTTGGGGGAAAGAACGGGCAATGCTAATCTGTGTTCCATAATACCTAACCTTCAGCTCAAGCTGGGCTTTAGTGTAGTGCCTTCCCAAAACCTCAAAAAGCTCACCGAGCTTGCTCACTTTGTCTCCGAAATCTCCAACACGCCACTGCCCAAAAACATGCCTTATGTAGGGGAGAGTGCTTTTACCCACAAAGCAGGCGTACACGCCTCTGCAGTTATGAAAAGGTCAGAAACATACGAACACATAGACCCTTCTTTGGTAGGAAACAGAAGGAAGGTGACAGTGTCTGACCTTTCTGGAAGGAGTAATATACTTTACAAGCTCAGGGAAATGGGGCTTGAGGTGGATGATAAGTCCCCTGAGCTTATCAAACTCCTTGAAAAGATAAAGGAACTTGAGAAGGAAGGCTACCACTTTGAAGCAGCTGAAGCTTCTTTTGAGCTTCTTTGCAAGAGGCATTTTGGGCTTGTTAAAAACTATTTTGACCTTGATGCTTACAGGGTGCTAATAGCCAGAAGGAGTACAGACCTATCTCCTGTTTCGGAAGCCACCGTAAGACTCTATGTGGAAGACATAAAGGAGCATACAGCAGCTCTTGGTAACGGACCAGTGAGCGCCCTTGACAGAGCCCTCAGAAAAGCCTTGGAAGAGTTTTATCCAAGCCTTAAAGATGTTCAGCTCATAGACTACAAGGTGAGAATAGTTAACGAATCGGAGGGTACATCTGCCAAAGTGAGGGTGCTTATAGAATCTACCGATGGTAGAAGAAAGTGGGGAACGGTGGGAGTTTCGGAAAACATAATAGAAGCCTCTTGGATAGCCTTAACTGATAGCCTCGTATATAAACTCTTAAAAGACGAAGAAGAGGGTATAATGTGA
- a CDS encoding DUF29 domain-containing protein, with the protein MRTLNKEELKELYDKDFPLWVEINLQLLKEKAYDLVDWENLLEEIEDMGRSDLKECISHLAVILEYLYKWDNFKNLAGSESAGKSWFRSVENARMEILDILDMYPSLRKKLPSELAIAWKRARRRLEYWLKDNDYDPEKFNIPEKCPHTYQEAMSRDLRKELKP; encoded by the coding sequence ATGAGAACGCTTAATAAGGAAGAGCTAAAGGAGCTGTACGATAAGGATTTTCCCCTTTGGGTTGAGATAAACCTGCAGCTTCTTAAGGAGAAAGCTTATGACCTTGTAGACTGGGAGAACCTCTTAGAGGAGATAGAGGATATGGGAAGGTCTGACCTTAAAGAGTGCATAAGCCACTTGGCGGTTATTTTAGAATATCTTTACAAGTGGGATAACTTCAAAAACTTGGCAGGTAGTGAGTCCGCTGGCAAAAGCTGGTTTAGGAGTGTGGAAAATGCAAGAATGGAAATCTTAGATATACTTGATATGTATCCCAGTTTAAGAAAAAAATTACCTTCTGAATTGGCTATAGCGTGGAAGCGTGCCAGAAGAAGGCTTGAGTATTGGCTTAAAGATAACGACTACGACCCTGAAAAGTTTAACATTCCTGAAAAATGCCCTCACACTTACCAAGAAGCCATGAGTAGAGATTTAAGAAAGGAGCTAAAACCATAA
- the thrC gene encoding threonine synthase, which translates to MNYWRGIINKYREYLPISENTPVITLCEGNTPLIHAENLAREIGFKGEIYLKYEGLNPTGSFKDRGMTLAISKAVEAGKKAVICASTGNTSASAAAYAAKAGLKAYVLLPKGAVALGKLSQAVMYGAKVIAVQGNFDDALYMVRKIGELLPVEIVNSVNPFRIEGQKTAAFEVCDALGEAPDYHFIPVGNAGNITAYWKGYLEYYRVGKIRKLPKMMGWQAEGAAPIVKGYVIKNPQTIASAIRIGNPYSWQQALAAANESKGRIDAVSDEEILNAYKLVASKEGIFCEPASAASIAGLIKLVREGYLSGKEVVVCTLTGNGLKDPSTAMSVCQEPITLPPDIEKVLEVIEL; encoded by the coding sequence ATGAACTATTGGCGCGGTATAATAAATAAATACAGGGAATATTTGCCTATTTCAGAAAACACACCTGTTATAACTCTCTGTGAGGGAAATACTCCTCTTATACACGCGGAAAATCTCGCCAGGGAGATAGGCTTTAAAGGGGAGATATATCTCAAATATGAGGGACTAAACCCTACGGGATCCTTTAAAGACAGAGGGATGACCCTTGCCATATCAAAAGCTGTAGAAGCTGGAAAAAAGGCTGTTATATGTGCTTCTACAGGAAATACCTCCGCTTCTGCTGCGGCTTATGCTGCAAAAGCTGGGCTCAAAGCTTATGTGCTTCTTCCCAAAGGTGCAGTGGCACTGGGAAAACTCTCTCAAGCAGTTATGTACGGTGCAAAGGTTATAGCCGTGCAGGGAAACTTTGACGATGCTCTTTATATGGTGAGAAAGATAGGTGAGCTTTTGCCGGTTGAAATAGTCAACTCGGTAAACCCCTTCCGTATAGAGGGGCAAAAGACTGCAGCCTTTGAGGTATGTGATGCCTTGGGCGAAGCGCCAGATTATCACTTTATACCAGTAGGCAACGCAGGAAACATAACCGCTTACTGGAAAGGATACTTGGAGTATTACCGCGTCGGGAAGATAAGGAAACTCCCTAAGATGATGGGATGGCAGGCGGAAGGTGCTGCTCCAATAGTGAAAGGCTATGTTATAAAAAATCCGCAAACTATAGCCAGCGCCATAAGGATAGGAAATCCTTACAGCTGGCAACAGGCTCTTGCCGCAGCTAACGAATCAAAGGGAAGAATAGATGCTGTAAGTGATGAGGAGATCCTAAATGCATACAAGCTGGTGGCTTCAAAGGAAGGTATCTTCTGCGAGCCTGCCTCCGCAGCCAGCATAGCGGGGCTCATAAAGCTGGTAAGGGAGGGCTACCTTAGTGGTAAGGAGGTGGTGGTATGCACCCTTACGGGAAATGGGCTTAAGGACCCCAGCACCGCTATGAGCGTGTGCCAAGAACCCATCACCTTACCCCCAGACATAGAGAAGGTGCTGGAGGTGATAGAGCTATGA
- a CDS encoding S41 family peptidase, with the protein MKRVKFLGILILTFGLGFVLGTAGGFPKNSGGEDDYRYFRLFTDVFKVVKENYVENVSTKDLIYGALNGMMKSLDPFSAFFTPEQYREFKEETEGEFGGVGIEISMEKGRPIVVSPIEGTPAYKAGIRPGDIILEINGEDTSNMMLMDVVQKIRGKPGTKVNLTIMRKGLDKPLRFELERSLIKIESVRWTKFEDVGYIRLSQFNDGAGAQMEKAIKSLLSEDVKGLVLDLRNDPGGLLTEAVNVAELFIPEGKLIVYTKSRDGEINKYFSRRKPIVPEDIPLVVLINKGSASASEIVTGALQDYKRAIIVGEKSYGKASVQNIMPLEDGSAIKLTIAYYYTPLGRLIHKKGITPDVQVSMDEKQEEQLQEAIRQKRMQGDHHKLILLPELDPQLRKAIEIIEKGKTLKKAA; encoded by the coding sequence ATGAAGAGAGTTAAGTTTTTGGGTATCCTGATACTTACCTTTGGTTTGGGCTTCGTGCTTGGTACAGCAGGCGGTTTTCCCAAAAATAGTGGTGGTGAAGATGATTACAGGTATTTTAGGCTCTTCACTGATGTTTTCAAAGTAGTAAAGGAGAACTATGTGGAAAATGTTAGCACTAAGGACCTTATATACGGTGCGTTAAATGGTATGATGAAATCCTTAGACCCCTTTTCCGCCTTCTTTACACCCGAACAGTACAGAGAGTTTAAGGAAGAGACGGAAGGTGAGTTTGGTGGTGTAGGTATTGAGATAAGCATGGAAAAGGGAAGACCCATAGTGGTCTCTCCTATAGAGGGGACACCAGCCTATAAAGCTGGGATAAGACCTGGGGACATAATACTTGAGATAAACGGAGAGGATACATCTAACATGATGCTAATGGATGTGGTGCAGAAAATAAGAGGCAAACCAGGTACAAAGGTAAACCTGACTATAATGAGGAAAGGCTTAGACAAGCCCCTAAGGTTTGAGCTTGAAAGGAGTCTCATAAAGATAGAGAGCGTAAGGTGGACAAAGTTTGAAGATGTAGGTTATATAAGGCTCTCCCAGTTTAACGACGGTGCAGGCGCCCAGATGGAAAAGGCTATTAAGAGTCTCCTGTCCGAAGATGTTAAAGGTTTGGTGTTGGACCTGAGAAACGACCCAGGTGGTCTTCTCACGGAGGCGGTAAATGTAGCAGAGCTTTTTATTCCTGAAGGTAAGCTCATAGTTTATACCAAATCAAGGGATGGTGAGATAAACAAGTACTTCTCAAGAAGAAAACCTATTGTACCTGAAGACATACCACTTGTAGTTCTGATAAACAAAGGTTCTGCCAGCGCATCGGAAATAGTCACTGGCGCACTCCAAGACTATAAAAGAGCTATTATAGTTGGAGAGAAGAGCTACGGCAAAGCTTCAGTTCAGAACATCATGCCACTTGAGGATGGCTCTGCTATAAAGCTCACCATAGCATACTACTACACACCTCTTGGAAGACTGATACACAAGAAGGGTATAACCCCGGATGTGCAGGTTAGCATGGACGAAAAGCAGGAAGAGCAATTGCAGGAAGCCATAAGACAGAAGAGGATGCAAGGAGACCATCACAAGCTCATACTTCTTCCCGAGCTTGACCCCCAGCTGAGAAAGGCTATTGAGATTATAGAAAAAGGTAAAACTTTGAAAAAAGCCGCATGA
- the thyX gene encoding FAD-dependent thymidylate synthase, with the protein MKVHIMGSDQRIVRCARVSFAKDAEVDKERDKKLIKYLFENKHASPFEHVIIAFEGEKSLWLGLIERVSSPVFQVYWTEGYIYLNLRNFINAFEHIPQEVKEEVKKRLPTTYAIIEGDDTESYSLDSSYVIKKIETSSGWIGLVDRLELGTSMDYYTFVVECPLFVARQWHRHRFGSYNEVSRRYVSYDPTFYIPKYLRKQSSKNRQASIEEQIEEPWNSLFLKKIKFYMDDLLTLYKNMLEKAVARELARGVLPQFMHTRFYWTVPRISLDNFISLRRHESAQKEIREFAQALVELVGYRKSYNLRL; encoded by the coding sequence ATGAAAGTTCATATAATGGGGTCAGACCAAAGAATAGTAAGATGCGCAAGGGTATCATTCGCTAAAGATGCGGAGGTGGACAAAGAGAGGGATAAAAAGCTCATAAAGTATCTTTTTGAAAACAAACACGCAAGCCCTTTTGAGCATGTGATTATAGCTTTTGAAGGAGAAAAAAGCTTATGGCTGGGTCTTATAGAAAGGGTAAGCAGTCCTGTTTTTCAGGTTTACTGGACGGAGGGTTATATTTATCTCAACCTTAGGAACTTTATAAACGCTTTTGAACACATACCACAAGAGGTAAAGGAAGAAGTAAAGAAAAGACTACCTACTACATATGCCATCATAGAAGGAGATGATACAGAAAGCTACTCTCTTGACAGTTCCTATGTTATAAAGAAAATAGAGACTTCATCAGGATGGATAGGACTCGTTGATAGGCTTGAGCTGGGAACCTCTATGGATTACTACACATTTGTGGTGGAGTGTCCTTTGTTTGTAGCAAGGCAGTGGCACAGACACCGCTTTGGCTCTTATAACGAAGTTAGCAGAAGGTATGTAAGCTATGACCCTACCTTTTACATTCCTAAATATCTGAGAAAACAGTCTTCCAAAAACAGGCAGGCATCCATAGAAGAGCAGATAGAAGAGCCTTGGAACTCTCTGTTTCTCAAAAAAATAAAGTTTTACATGGATGACCTTTTGACACTATACAAAAACATGCTTGAAAAAGCTGTTGCCAGAGAGCTTGCCAGAGGTGTCCTCCCACAGTTTATGCACACAAGGTTTTACTGGACAGTTCCAAGAATTTCTCTTGACAACTTTATAAGTTTAAGAAGGCACGAAAGCGCACAGAAGGAGATAAGAGAGTTTGCCCAGGCGCTTGTAGAGCTTGTAGGATACAGAAAGAGTTATAACCTTAGGTTATAA
- the tsaD gene encoding tRNA (adenosine(37)-N6)-threonylcarbamoyltransferase complex transferase subunit TsaD, with amino-acid sequence MITLAVETSCDETALALFSSESGIIGDVLLSQAVHSEFGGVVPELSAREHTRNILPLFDKLLKDTGMDISKIDFVSFTLTPGLILSLVIGVAFAKSLAYALRKPLVPVHHLEGHIYSIFLEKPIDYPFISLIVSGGHTDLYLVEDFGKYIFLGGTLDDAVGESYDKVAKLMGLSYPGGPIIDKLAQKGRPAYHLPRPLIGEDGLNMSFSGLKTAVRNIVMTGNYSKEDLACSFQQAVVDVLEKKVIRAVELTGVRNIAVVGGVSANSELRRRFKELSEKHNYQVYFPKPKFSTDNACMIAYAGVERFKRGITAPLDINPEPNTPLELFGKEWS; translated from the coding sequence ATGATCACACTTGCTGTTGAGACTTCTTGTGATGAGACTGCCCTTGCCCTTTTTTCTTCTGAGTCAGGCATAATAGGTGATGTGCTGCTTTCTCAGGCTGTCCACTCGGAGTTTGGTGGAGTGGTGCCGGAGCTTTCCGCAAGGGAACACACCAGAAACATACTCCCTCTCTTTGACAAACTTTTAAAAGATACAGGTATGGACATCTCCAAGATAGACTTTGTATCTTTCACTCTCACACCGGGATTGATACTATCCTTAGTTATAGGTGTAGCTTTTGCCAAATCTCTGGCTTATGCTTTAAGAAAGCCCTTGGTGCCAGTGCATCACTTAGAAGGACACATATACTCCATCTTCTTGGAAAAACCCATAGATTACCCTTTTATATCCCTTATAGTGTCTGGAGGGCACACGGACCTCTACTTGGTGGAAGACTTTGGAAAGTATATCTTTCTGGGTGGCACTCTGGACGATGCAGTAGGAGAGAGCTACGACAAGGTGGCAAAGCTTATGGGACTTTCTTATCCAGGTGGACCCATAATAGATAAGCTTGCCCAAAAGGGAAGACCTGCCTATCACCTCCCAAGACCTCTGATAGGAGAAGATGGTCTCAATATGTCTTTTAGTGGACTAAAGACGGCTGTAAGAAACATAGTGATGACGGGAAATTACTCTAAGGAAGATCTGGCTTGCTCCTTTCAGCAAGCGGTGGTGGATGTTTTGGAAAAAAAGGTTATAAGAGCTGTAGAGCTCACAGGAGTAAGAAATATAGCTGTTGTTGGAGGTGTATCCGCCAACTCTGAACTAAGAAGAAGGTTTAAAGAGCTATCTGAGAAGCATAACTACCAAGTTTATTTCCCTAAGCCTAAATTCTCTACTGATAATGCTTGTATGATAGCTTACGCAGGTGTAGAGAGGTTCAAAAGGGGCATTACAGCCCCCCTTGATATAAACCCAGAGCCCAACACACCCTTAGAGCTATTTGGAAAAGAGTGGAGCTAA
- the dnaG gene encoding DNA primase, translating to MSSREEILRKIDIVEVISSYIDLKKVGSNYSARCPFHPDDTPSFFVSPSRGIFKCFGCGVGGDAIKFVALYENISYSEALIKLAKRYGIPLKIREDRKDSKVIRILELVADYYHNALKKSPHAVDYLKSRGVSSRSIQKFRLGFSPSSEELVNFLRKEGLIDAYEKTGNLVKIDEGIYRDLFTGRVVIPIRDERGRCIAFGGRVLYEGKPKYINSPESEFFKKREVMFGLYEGKEHIKDMGFAIIVEGYFDVISMHDEGYKNTVAPLGTSFGEEHAKLLSRYTKDVILLFDGDSAGKRAIRQTAPYLLSQDIKVRVAYLPEGEDPDTLVKRDKELLRLLLEGAKDIFELFIKMLREGQKEALKDLVYFAGFVKNKVYQHDILREASQVSGFALSALYDQLPKVQRKEEKEEDEKLTYAERIFLLGLMKLGKEEYLKDVLLSPNAMRIAEHILSGDYHLVPESVKNAKVYDLESAFLASCEMLKIGKEEFKEGVKSIKDMREEKSQQVVRFRKRI from the coding sequence ATGTCCAGCAGAGAGGAAATCCTCAGAAAAATAGATATAGTGGAGGTCATATCCTCTTACATAGACCTTAAGAAGGTAGGGAGCAATTACAGTGCCAGGTGTCCTTTCCATCCGGATGACACACCATCATTTTTCGTATCCCCCAGCAGAGGCATTTTTAAGTGTTTTGGTTGCGGTGTAGGTGGTGATGCCATAAAGTTCGTTGCCCTTTACGAAAACATAAGTTATTCGGAAGCTCTCATAAAGCTTGCCAAAAGGTACGGCATACCCCTTAAGATAAGGGAGGACAGAAAGGACTCAAAGGTAATACGCATACTTGAGCTGGTGGCAGATTACTATCACAATGCTCTCAAAAAAAGTCCTCATGCGGTAGACTACCTAAAAAGCAGAGGCGTTTCTTCAAGAAGCATTCAAAAGTTTAGGCTGGGTTTCTCCCCTTCCTCTGAGGAGCTGGTAAATTTCCTCAGAAAAGAAGGGCTGATAGATGCTTACGAAAAAACTGGCAACTTGGTAAAGATAGATGAAGGTATTTACAGGGATCTCTTTACAGGAAGGGTAGTAATACCCATAAGGGATGAGAGGGGAAGATGCATAGCCTTTGGTGGAAGAGTTCTTTACGAAGGAAAGCCTAAATACATAAACTCCCCAGAGAGTGAGTTTTTTAAAAAGAGGGAGGTTATGTTTGGACTTTACGAAGGCAAAGAACACATAAAAGATATGGGCTTTGCCATAATAGTTGAGGGTTACTTTGATGTTATAAGCATGCACGATGAGGGCTACAAAAACACCGTTGCACCTCTTGGCACCTCTTTTGGTGAGGAGCATGCCAAGCTTCTCTCCAGATACACAAAAGATGTGATTCTTTTATTTGACGGTGATAGTGCGGGGAAGAGAGCCATAAGACAGACAGCACCCTATTTGCTTTCACAGGATATTAAGGTGAGAGTGGCATACCTCCCCGAAGGTGAGGATCCCGACACACTGGTAAAAAGAGATAAAGAGCTTTTGCGTTTGCTTCTTGAAGGAGCAAAGGACATATTTGAGCTATTTATAAAAATGCTCAGGGAAGGTCAGAAGGAGGCTCTTAAGGACCTTGTATACTTTGCCGGCTTTGTCAAAAATAAGGTGTATCAGCATGATATTCTGAGAGAAGCAAGCCAAGTAAGTGGATTTGCGCTCAGCGCTTTATACGACCAACTGCCTAAGGTTCAGAGGAAGGAAGAAAAAGAAGAGGATGAAAAACTGACCTATGCGGAGAGGATTTTTCTGCTTGGCCTTATGAAGTTGGGAAAGGAAGAATATCTTAAGGATGTTCTGCTCTCACCCAATGCCATGAGGATAGCCGAACACATACTCTCTGGAGATTATCACTTGGTACCAGAAAGTGTCAAGAATGCCAAGGTTTACGACCTTGAGTCTGCATTTCTGGCAAGCTGTGAGATGCTAAAAATAGGGAAAGAGGAGTTTAAGGAAGGTGTAAAGAGTATAAAAGATATGAGGGAAGAAAAGAGTCAGCAGGTTGTGAGGTTCAGAAAGCGGATTTGA
- a CDS encoding NUDIX hydrolase, translating to MMHEFSAGGVVIRDREVLLVKNPSGIWTFPKGIVESGESPEHAAIREVEEETGIKGEILQRIGEIEYFYMREGKRIKKRVLYFLMRYKAGEPKASWEVLDARFFTWKEAENLVKYKGDKEILKKALSLAPLFSK from the coding sequence ATGATGCACGAATTTTCCGCAGGCGGTGTTGTCATTAGAGACAGAGAAGTTTTGCTGGTGAAAAATCCTTCGGGAATATGGACCTTTCCAAAGGGTATAGTAGAATCTGGAGAAAGTCCCGAACATGCCGCCATCAGAGAGGTGGAGGAGGAAACGGGTATAAAGGGGGAGATTCTCCAAAGGATAGGAGAAATAGAGTACTTTTACATGAGGGAAGGAAAAAGGATAAAGAAGAGAGTCCTTTACTTTTTGATGAGGTACAAGGCTGGAGAGCCTAAGGCTTCGTGGGAGGTTTTGGATGCAAGGTTTTTTACATGGAAGGAGGCTGAGAACCTTGTAAAGTATAAAGGGGACAAGGAAATACTCAAAAAGGCACTTTCTTTAGCTCCACTCTTTTCCAAATAG
- a CDS encoding L-threonylcarbamoyladenylate synthase, translating into MKVVKAHQKRALPLAAKVLEKGGIVFAPTDTIYGLLADATKPKAVERLYSIRRPSGRPFILLLPDKYWLEVFDIYAKPTYWDLLDAHITVIFYKRTTIPMHLTRGKKSLAFRVPKRGTFIRDLLLYLDAPLVAPSANPEGMEPAKDVKMAMDYFGDKVDLYVDAGRIEGKPSTIVRLIGKNRIRLVREGSVSFKEILEFARRL; encoded by the coding sequence ATGAAGGTGGTAAAAGCACATCAAAAGCGGGCGCTTCCTTTGGCAGCTAAGGTTTTAGAAAAAGGAGGAATAGTCTTTGCGCCAACGGATACCATCTACGGACTTTTGGCTGATGCTACCAAACCAAAAGCCGTAGAGAGGCTATACTCCATCAGAAGACCATCAGGAAGACCCTTTATCCTTCTCCTTCCAGACAAATACTGGCTGGAGGTTTTTGACATCTACGCCAAGCCTACATACTGGGACCTGCTTGATGCTCATATCACTGTTATCTTCTACAAAAGAACCACCATACCCATGCACCTGACAAGGGGCAAAAAGAGCTTAGCCTTCAGAGTGCCCAAGAGAGGTACCTTTATAAGGGACCTTCTTCTTTATCTTGATGCTCCCCTTGTTGCCCCCAGCGCCAATCCGGAAGGTATGGAGCCGGCAAAGGATGTAAAGATGGCTATGGACTACTTTGGAGATAAGGTGGACCTTTATGTGGATGCGGGTCGTATTGAAGGAAAACCCTCCACCATAGTAAGACTCATAGGCAAAAACAGAATAAGGCTTGTTAGAGAAGGAAGTGTAAGCTTCAAGGAGATTCTGGAGTTTGCAAGAAGATTATAA
- a CDS encoding YicC family protein produces the protein MQSMTGVGKAVFENDEWKVSTIVKSVNSKGLDIFIKTNYNLSSAEINIRKLVREFITRGTVNVHIDVTPKKVETPVDIKKVLVNVQIVKLVMEELGLKLTDDTIFQTAWKYSEKTAEELSPQLEDCLYSSLREALRDLVRSRKEEGEHIKEDIQARLQKIKGLLEEIEKLKDQVLSLVKGRILEKARELGLPEVHPTVLNEITFILSRMDVDEELTRFKTHLSKINSLLDTEGDVGRKLDFTLQEIHREINTLGNKMPEVSHLVVEIKSEIDRIRQQVANVE, from the coding sequence ATGCAAAGCATGACTGGTGTGGGGAAGGCTGTGTTTGAAAATGACGAATGGAAGGTATCTACCATCGTCAAGAGCGTAAACTCAAAAGGTTTGGACATATTTATAAAAACCAATTACAACCTCTCATCCGCAGAGATAAACATAAGGAAGCTGGTGAGGGAGTTTATCACGAGGGGTACTGTTAATGTGCACATAGATGTAACACCCAAAAAGGTCGAAACACCTGTTGACATAAAGAAGGTCCTCGTAAATGTGCAGATAGTAAAGCTTGTTATGGAAGAGCTTGGGCTTAAGCTCACCGACGATACCATCTTTCAAACTGCCTGGAAGTATTCGGAAAAAACCGCAGAGGAACTAAGTCCACAGCTGGAAGACTGCCTTTACTCTTCACTGAGAGAAGCCCTCAGGGACCTTGTAAGGAGCAGAAAGGAAGAAGGAGAGCATATAAAGGAAGACATACAAGCAAGGTTGCAAAAGATAAAGGGGTTGTTAGAAGAAATAGAAAAGCTTAAAGACCAGGTCCTGAGCTTAGTCAAAGGCAGAATACTTGAGAAAGCAAGAGAGCTTGGTTTGCCGGAGGTTCATCCAACTGTGCTTAATGAGATCACTTTTATACTTTCAAGGATGGATGTGGATGAAGAGTTAACAAGATTCAAGACGCACCTGAGTAAAATAAACTCCCTTCTTGATACGGAAGGTGATGTAGGTAGAAAGTTGGACTTTACCCTTCAGGAGATACACAGGGAGATAAATACCCTTGGCAACAAGATGCCTGAAGTTTCCCATCTGGTGGTGGAAATAAAGTCAGAGATAGACAGGATAAGACAGCAGGTGGCAAATGTGGAATAA